The Triticum dicoccoides isolate Atlit2015 ecotype Zavitan chromosome 6A, WEW_v2.0, whole genome shotgun sequence genome has a window encoding:
- the LOC119318376 gene encoding uncharacterized protein LOC119318376 isoform X2 — MQDCYIDARRISSKSLKRLCITDFCSFPTKFHIRIFAPGLISLQLDNFDGLTPSLEYMPSLETAYVWLHNSCYDSCHSNRQNCEYEDCSCHAYPVDEGVLLHGLSNAVNLELVGDAYFELFIYRWDLECCPIFDKLKTLSLNEWFTTIDLLCILQHSPVLEVLTLQLGSTEKFVRATGAEEKIEQSFVCLHLKVVNIECRKVDEGVHKILKFLSTCGILRDQISITHTVSVSRSLWVPCLGLPQNQASP, encoded by the exons ATGCAAGATTGCTACATTGATGCACGCAGGATATCTTCCAAATCGCTAAAGCGTCTCTGCATTACCGACTTTTGTTCCTTCCCTACGAAGTTTCACATTCGGATATTTGCTCCGGGTCTTATCTCACTGCAACTTGATAATTTTGATGGCTTGACCCCTTCCCTTGAATACATGCCATCTCTAGAAACAGCttatgtttggcttcacaatagttGCTATGATTCTTGTCATAGTAACcgacagaactgtgagtatgaggaCTGTAGCTGTCATgcttatccagttgatgaaggtgtGCTTCTCCATGGTTTGTCCAATGCTGTGAATTTGGAGTTGGTAGGCGATGCTTATTTTGAACTG TTTATCTATAGATGGGATTTAGAATGCTGCCCTATATTTGACAAACTAAAGACTCTATCACTCAATGAGTGGTTTACGACTATTGACCTACTGTGCATTCTCCAACACTCTCCAGTTCTTGAGGTGCTCACTCTTCAGCTTGGTAGCACTGAG AAATTCGTTAGAGCAACAGGAGCAGAAGAAAAGATAGAGCAATCATTTGTATGCTTGCACCTTAAGGTTGTCAACATTGAATGTAGAAAGGTCGATGAGGGAGTTCACAAAATTCTGAAGTTCTTGAGTACATGTGGCATACTTCGTGATCAAATTAGCATCACTCATACC GTTTCGGTTTCCAGAAGCCTATGGGTCCCTTGCCTCGGTCTACCG
- the LOC119318376 gene encoding uncharacterized protein LOC119318376 isoform X3 — protein MQDCYIDARRISSKSLKRLCITDFCSFPTKFHIRIFAPGLISLQLDNFDGLTPSLEYMPSLETAYVWLHNSCYDSCHSNRQNCEYEDCSCHAYPVDEGVLLHGLSNAVNLELVGDAYFELFIYRWDLECCPIFDKLKTLSLNEWFTTIDLLCILQHSPVLEVLTLQLGSTEKFVRATGAEEKIEQSFVCLHLKVVNIECRKVDEGVHKILKFLSTCGILRDQISITHTVSVSRSLCRCFHLLQH, from the exons ATGCAAGATTGCTACATTGATGCACGCAGGATATCTTCCAAATCGCTAAAGCGTCTCTGCATTACCGACTTTTGTTCCTTCCCTACGAAGTTTCACATTCGGATATTTGCTCCGGGTCTTATCTCACTGCAACTTGATAATTTTGATGGCTTGACCCCTTCCCTTGAATACATGCCATCTCTAGAAACAGCttatgtttggcttcacaatagttGCTATGATTCTTGTCATAGTAACcgacagaactgtgagtatgaggaCTGTAGCTGTCATgcttatccagttgatgaaggtgtGCTTCTCCATGGTTTGTCCAATGCTGTGAATTTGGAGTTGGTAGGCGATGCTTATTTTGAACTG TTTATCTATAGATGGGATTTAGAATGCTGCCCTATATTTGACAAACTAAAGACTCTATCACTCAATGAGTGGTTTACGACTATTGACCTACTGTGCATTCTCCAACACTCTCCAGTTCTTGAGGTGCTCACTCTTCAGCTTGGTAGCACTGAG AAATTCGTTAGAGCAACAGGAGCAGAAGAAAAGATAGAGCAATCATTTGTATGCTTGCACCTTAAGGTTGTCAACATTGAATGTAGAAAGGTCGATGAGGGAGTTCACAAAATTCTGAAGTTCTTGAGTACATGTGGCATACTTCGTGATCAAATTAGCATCACTCATACC